In a single window of the Candidatus Tisiphia endosymbiont of Nemotelus nigrinus genome:
- the tsaE gene encoding tRNA (adenosine(37)-N6)-threonylcarbamoyltransferase complex ATPase subunit type 1 TsaE: MKFQKEFVILNNEQDSISFAQTIAKNLESNKIITFSGDLGCGKTFICREIIKHFCGADTNISSPTFNLLQIYKTSKFTIYHFDLYRLNYLEEIYELGIEEALHGNICLIEWPEIIEEILPLPITKIHLQILEDNKRSCSIFHFS, from the coding sequence ATGAAGTTTCAAAAAGAGTTTGTTATTTTAAATAATGAACAAGACTCTATATCGTTTGCACAGACTATCGCTAAAAATTTAGAATCTAATAAAATTATAACTTTTTCAGGTGATTTAGGTTGTGGGAAAACATTTATTTGTCGGGAGATTATAAAACATTTTTGTGGAGCTGATACTAATATAAGCAGCCCTACTTTTAATTTGCTACAAATTTACAAGACATCAAAATTCACGATTTATCATTTTGATCTGTATCGTTTAAACTATTTAGAAGAAATTTATGAACTAGGTATAGAAGAAGCCTTACATGGCAATATTTGTCTAATTGAATGGCCAGAAATAATTGAAGAAATATTACCGCTACCTATAACTAAAATTCACCTACAAATACTCGAAGATAATAAACGTTCTTGTAGTATTTTTCATTTTTCATAG